In Hydractinia symbiolongicarpus strain clone_291-10 chromosome 4, HSymV2.1, whole genome shotgun sequence, the following proteins share a genomic window:
- the LOC130642285 gene encoding uncharacterized protein LOC130642285, which produces MTTTRVCPQGQKRVNIDGPKICPKCKLSISLDNFRIKVNGQLTKMCIKCLNIAKASRKRTKCSHERVRAYCKECKGSETCRHERQRGQYGDCGGSQICPHQGVGSRCKECGGNGIWKHGRRRTECKECGGGSVYHHQRIRSICKDCGGGSISYHQRQRSRCKECGGGSVCHHQRIRSLCKDCGGRSICGHEKQRRYCAICDPSGHLAGAV; this is translated from the coding sequence ATGACCACAACTCGTGTTTGTCCCCAAGGGCAAAAAAGAGTTAATATAGATGGACCCAAGATATGCCCGAAATGTAAACTTTCTATATCTTTGGACAATTTTAGGATCAAGGTAAACGGTCAACTAACAAAAATGTGTATTAAATGCCTGAACATAGCCAAGGCGTCACGGAAACGTACAAAGTGCTCCCATGAAAGGGTGAGGGCATACTGTAAGGAGTGCAAGGGAAGTGAGACTTGCCGTCATGAAAGACAGAGGGGACAATACGGGGACTGCGGAGGAAGTCAGATTTGCCCCCATCAAGGGGTGGGATCCAGGTGTAAAGAGTGCGGGGGTAATGGTATTTGGAAACATGGTAGGCGAAGAACAGAATGCAAAGAGTGTGGCGGCGGAAGCGTCTACCACCACCAAAGGATAAGATCAATATGCAAAGACTGTGGGGGTGGAAGCATATCTTATCATCAAAGGCAGAGATCCCGATGCAAAGAGTGTGGGGGTGGAAGCGTCTGCCACCATCAAAGGATAAGATCATTATGCAAAGACTGCGGAGGTAGAAGCATCTGCGGGCATGAAAAACAAAGGCGATATTGTGCCATTTGCGACCCTTCAGGGCATCTGGCTGGTGCTGTATGA